CGATAATGTGCGTGGTATCATCATTCGCATTCACGGCGATATACGGCATTCCGCGGCCGAACACGCACGGACGCGAGGATACCGGTGCCGGGAGGACGAGGGTTCTCCGCTCGCTGCGCGTTATGGTCTCGAATGTTCCGTCGCTGTACACAAGCGCCGCCGTGTCCGCCGACAGCGCGGTCACCGTGCTCGGTTCGCGCGCAAGCGTGACCGCCCACACGCCGCCATCAATCACCGTGTGTTCAATGCGCGGCCCCCTTGTCGAGGGCATCTCCGGCAGCGATTCCATATTCGGTGTGAAATAATCCGCAACGGGTACCGCGGCACTGATGTATTGTCCCTTTTTCTGAAGCGATACATCGCCGAAGATGACACGGTAATTGCTTTCGTCAATGACGACGCGTTCGCCCGAACTGAGCACGATGCTGTTCGACAGGCAGGAGACGAGCACCTTGCCGGAATCAAGCGATATACCGACCGATGCCGCATTCTGTTCGACAAGGAAACGCGTGCCCACCACCGAAACGGTCACCGGCAGTACGCCGAGATGGAGAGTGACGGTCACTGGTTTTTGCTGCGGCAGGACCGCGAATGCGCATGCCCCGTTCTTGAGCGTAAAGCGCTCACCCGACGAACCGGAAGCGGGAATAATGGCAAGCGCCGTCCGTTTTCCGAGCGAAAGTACGCCGATACGCCCGTTCGCGATAACGGTGCGCGTATCGTCGGTCGATACGGCGATCGTTCCGTTGTGAGAACGTATGGGGACCTGTGAAAAGCCCCCCGGCTGCGGGACTGCGCGATACTGGGGGCGCAGCGCAAGGGTAATGAAAACGGCGACAACGGCGCACGCGCTCATTACAGGCATAAGCACGCGAAAAAATGGAATATATCCCTTTGCCGGGGAAAGCACCTCTGCTTTCGCTTTATACTGCAGGAACGATTGGAATGACGGCGGTGGTATCGACCCGTCCCGGGTACGTTTACGCGAGAGAAGCCCTTCGACAGTGAGGGACTCATTGTGTTTCAGTGACATGATACCCCCTTGTCTGCATTCGTTCACGAAGCAGACCGCAGGCTTTTTCCACCTTATATTTGACGTTACGAAGGCTTTCACCGCAGATATCGCTTATCTCGTTGTACTGAAGCCCGTCATAGAATCGCATGAGCATGATGCTTCGCAGCCCGACGGGAAGTGCCTTAAGCTCGTCAGTCAATACGCTCATCTGTTCTTTGTCTATCATTGCATCCTCAATGCTCACCCGGTCATCCCCGACGGTCTCGGCGATAGATTCCTCCGTCTCCTCGGTCATCCGTGCCATGTTCACGCTGCGCTTGATCTTGCGGTATCGGTCGATAAGAAGGTTGTTGATCATTCTATAAAGGTAGGTCTCGAATTTGCAGCGGAAATCGAATTTCGGCAGGATGGTATAGACCTTGAACATCACTTCCTGGAACAGATCGCGCGCTGTTTCATCGGAACCGACCCTGGCAAGGATGAAATAGAATATCCGATCTTTGTAAAGCTCGTATACCGGAGAGAACGATGCGTCGTCGCCTTTTCGCTGGAATTCTTCTATGATCGCCCGGTTTTCGCTCTCGCGCCCCGGCGTTGTATTACCGCGCATTATACATACTTTCGGAAAGGATGACCGGAAGTATACATCCGCCCCGCCTTAATTTCAACATGGCTTTCAAAGAACATCTTTCCCGGTATAGGCACCGGTAAAGGCCCCTTCGGTACATAGCAACGCACCCGAAAAACCTTCTTTAATTGTATACGCACGAATAATGGATTAGTGCAAAATGCGCGGCGGGATGATTCAGGTAAGCTCTATAGCCGCACTGATCGCATGCAAGAGCCCGTCCGCGGACGCCCGTCCCTTCCCCGCGATATCATACGCACTGCCGTGATCGACCGACGTGCGCACTACCGGAAGGCCGAGCGTAACGTTCACCGAAGCACGAGGGTAGAGCGCTTTCACCGGTATCAGCCCCTGATCATGATACATCGCAAGTATCAGTTTGAACGACTTGTATCGCTCGATGAAGAATGAATCGGCGGGGAACGGCCCCAACGCGCTCGGCAATGCCGCCATTCCCTCTGCGATGACACCGTCATCCTCGCTGCCCATTAGTCCGTGTTCACCGGCATGCGGGTTCAATGCAAGTACGGCGATGGGAGCTCGTTTTCCGTAGCGGCGCCTGCCCGCCTCCGCGATGAGCGCAAGCGACTTCGCTACCGATGCCGCGGTTATCGATGAGGCGACCTTCGACAGCGGTATATGCACGGTCTCCAATGCGAGTATAAAATCCGGCGTATAGAATGCCATACGCGTATCGGCGGCGCCGAAGGCTTCGGAGAGATATTCCGTATGCCCGCGAAAATCGGGGAGCACTTTCGCCACCGCAGCCTTCGTGACCGGTGCGGTAACGATGGCGGCAACGGCACCGCGTTTCGCCTCGGCGACGGCATGATCGATATACGCTATCGACTCGCGCCCATACGTGCATTCACCGAAACGGAACGACTTCATATCGATGGAGGTGACCGGGATGCATTCGACGGCCGAAAGCGCTGTGAAGGAACGCGGCACGCCCGCGATGGAACGTACGGCGATACGTGAGCGCATCCTTTTCGCGTGCCAGGAGAGATACCCCGCATCGCCGGCGACGACAAGCGATATCCGCTTTCGCGTGAGCTCCCGCTTAACCCTCCGCGCAAGGGCATCGCGCCCGGCGCACATGCGCGCATGCGCTGTAACGATTATCTCTCCGGATATCCCTGCCGGGTCACCCATGGTCATGCAGATGCATTGCCCGTGCGGCATCGTCAGTGTTCGTCGTAGAGTTTTTTGATGTGTTCGGACGCTTCTGCCGTTACATCATTGGCGATGGTGCAGCGGCCTTCGAGTATGACGCCGTTCTGTATGATGAGCTCAGGCGTCTTGATGTCGCCGAGAATGCGCGCGGTGGGCAGGAGCAGTATGCGCGTTGTCGCATGCACGTTGCCGATGATGATGCCCTCGACGACGACGTTCGACGCGCGTATGTTGGTGCGCACACGTCCGGTCCTGCCGATGTACACCTGATCGGTCTCGAGGTAATCGCCCTCGTATTTCCCGTCAATGCGTATCGAACCCTTGACGGAGAACTTGCCCTCGAAATAGGACCGCTCGCCGATGACGGTGTTGATAGCGTCGTTCTGTACGGCCATGGAAAACTCCTTCCCCTCACAGCCCTTTCGTATACACTATGGAATCATCCATCTTGTTGAACTTGAAGCTCGTCTGCATGCCGAAGAGCGATTCCGAATGCCCGAGATAGAGATACCCTTCGGCATTGAGCACATCGTAGAACTGGTCGATGGTGCGCTTCTGCGATTCCGCATCGAAATAGATT
The DNA window shown above is from Spirochaetota bacterium and carries:
- a CDS encoding sigma-70 family RNA polymerase sigma factor, yielding MRGNTTPGRESENRAIIEEFQRKGDDASFSPVYELYKDRIFYFILARVGSDETARDLFQEVMFKVYTILPKFDFRCKFETYLYRMINNLLIDRYRKIKRSVNMARMTEETEESIAETVGDDRVSIEDAMIDKEQMSVLTDELKALPVGLRSIMLMRFYDGLQYNEISDICGESLRNVKYKVEKACGLLRERMQTRGYHVTETQ
- a CDS encoding 4-hydroxythreonine-4-phosphate dehydrogenase PdxA, whose amino-acid sequence is MTMGDPAGISGEIIVTAHARMCAGRDALARRVKRELTRKRISLVVAGDAGYLSWHAKRMRSRIAVRSIAGVPRSFTALSAVECIPVTSIDMKSFRFGECTYGRESIAYIDHAVAEAKRGAVAAIVTAPVTKAAVAKVLPDFRGHTEYLSEAFGAADTRMAFYTPDFILALETVHIPLSKVASSITAASVAKSLALIAEAGRRRYGKRAPIAVLALNPHAGEHGLMGSEDDGVIAEGMAALPSALGPFPADSFFIERYKSFKLILAMYHDQGLIPVKALYPRASVNVTLGLPVVRTSVDHGSAYDIAGKGRASADGLLHAISAAIELT
- a CDS encoding polymer-forming cytoskeletal protein yields the protein MAVQNDAINTVIGERSYFEGKFSVKGSIRIDGKYEGDYLETDQVYIGRTGRVRTNIRASNVVVEGIIIGNVHATTRILLLPTARILGDIKTPELIIQNGVILEGRCTIANDVTAEASEHIKKLYDEH